Proteins encoded in a region of the Salinicoccus sp. RF5 genome:
- the priA gene encoding primosomal protein N' — MFASVIVDIPSKSVNQVFDYRIPDGMEGLIRVGHRVLVPFGRRTIQGYVMKLQDTTDFDPARIKEIARTLDIEPVLTEEMITIARHLADYYVDQYISVIETILPAALKANYRKVLKLAEGHTAEAAAALEEVAGDAEAEPKRLEAGALKALAPHLKSGDIIEETVIRQHTKKKTALAVYSLKQQGGDLSRAKKQQELLAVIDASSEPLFVRDLVNEGFSNHLINALHKKGYIGKVEREVERDPYSGRIFTSDPPKVLNAEQQHAYGRITEALDAQQAKTFLLHGITGSGKTEVYLQVIQKVLEEGRTAIMLVPEIALTPQMVNRFKRRFGDDVAVLHSGLSHGEKYDEWRKIKEGRARVSVGARSSIFAPFENVGAIIVDEEHETTYKQGDRPMYHAIEVAKFRSRYHNCPLILGTATPSLETYARSEKGVYERLELTERAGTKVLPEISVVDMSEEHRTGNTSIISKPLEAAIRARIERGEQTVLLLNRRGYSNFQICQSCGHVPMCPNCDISLTYHKSNRSLLCHYCGYEGPVHRTCDNCQSEDVTFRGTGTEKVEEILRDMFDADVVRMDNDTTRRKGMHEKLLDHFEQEEIPILLGTQMIAKGLDYPKVTLVGVLNADTMLNLPDFRANEKTYQLLTQVSGRAGRHELTGEVIFQTYNPTHYAIQLAKENDYRRFYEKEMAFRRLARYSPYYFHVLFTVSSEDIRKCLKATSHIHDTLIQKVSDQSIIVGPSPSPLERINRQYRFQILLKYKREPELLEMLNTLDEHYHEAYRTEGISLRIDVDPLVIM; from the coding sequence ATGTTTGCTTCAGTCATTGTGGATATACCCAGCAAAAGCGTCAACCAGGTGTTCGACTACCGCATCCCCGACGGCATGGAAGGCCTCATCAGAGTGGGCCACCGGGTGCTCGTCCCGTTCGGACGGCGGACGATCCAGGGATATGTGATGAAACTGCAGGACACCACAGATTTCGATCCGGCAAGGATCAAGGAAATCGCCCGGACGCTCGATATAGAACCTGTGCTGACGGAAGAGATGATCACCATCGCCAGACACTTGGCAGACTATTATGTCGACCAGTACATCAGCGTGATCGAAACGATCCTGCCCGCTGCACTGAAGGCGAACTACAGGAAGGTGCTCAAGCTTGCGGAAGGCCATACAGCGGAGGCTGCAGCAGCGCTTGAGGAGGTTGCTGGTGATGCAGAAGCAGAACCGAAACGGCTGGAAGCCGGGGCCCTGAAGGCGCTCGCGCCGCACTTGAAGTCCGGTGATATCATCGAAGAGACCGTCATCAGGCAGCATACAAAGAAGAAGACGGCGCTCGCCGTCTATTCGCTGAAGCAGCAGGGCGGGGACCTGTCGCGTGCAAAGAAGCAGCAGGAGCTGCTTGCGGTCATCGATGCGAGTTCGGAACCGCTCTTCGTCAGGGATCTTGTCAATGAAGGCTTCTCCAACCATCTGATCAATGCGCTGCACAAGAAAGGGTATATCGGAAAAGTGGAACGGGAAGTGGAGCGTGATCCATACAGCGGGCGCATATTCACGAGCGACCCGCCGAAAGTGCTGAATGCGGAGCAGCAGCATGCCTACGGCAGAATCACGGAAGCGCTGGATGCACAGCAGGCGAAGACATTCCTGCTCCACGGCATTACAGGCAGCGGCAAGACGGAAGTGTATCTGCAGGTCATCCAGAAGGTGCTCGAAGAAGGGCGTACGGCCATCATGCTGGTGCCGGAGATCGCCCTTACGCCTCAGATGGTCAACCGCTTCAAGCGGCGCTTCGGTGATGATGTCGCAGTGCTGCACTCGGGTCTCTCCCATGGCGAAAAGTATGATGAATGGCGCAAGATCAAAGAGGGCAGGGCGCGCGTCTCCGTCGGAGCACGGAGCAGCATTTTCGCACCTTTTGAAAATGTCGGTGCCATCATTGTCGATGAGGAGCATGAGACGACCTACAAGCAGGGGGACCGCCCGATGTATCATGCGATCGAAGTGGCGAAGTTCAGAAGCAGATACCACAATTGTCCATTGATACTGGGTACGGCGACGCCGAGCCTTGAAACATATGCAAGAAGCGAGAAGGGCGTCTATGAACGTCTGGAGCTGACGGAACGGGCCGGCACGAAAGTGCTTCCGGAAATCAGCGTCGTCGACATGTCGGAGGAGCACCGCACCGGCAATACATCGATCATCTCCAAGCCGCTCGAAGCGGCGATCCGAGCACGGATCGAGCGGGGGGAGCAGACGGTGCTGCTGCTAAACAGGCGAGGATACTCGAACTTCCAGATCTGCCAGAGCTGCGGCCACGTACCGATGTGCCCGAACTGTGACATTTCCCTGACCTACCACAAGTCGAACCGTAGCCTGCTCTGCCACTATTGCGGCTATGAAGGTCCGGTCCACCGGACATGCGACAACTGCCAGAGCGAGGATGTGACCTTCAGGGGCACAGGCACCGAGAAGGTCGAGGAGATCCTCCGGGATATGTTCGATGCGGATGTCGTCCGGATGGATAATGATACGACGCGAAGGAAAGGGATGCACGAAAAGCTGCTGGATCACTTTGAGCAGGAGGAGATACCCATACTGCTCGGTACACAGATGATCGCCAAAGGGCTGGACTATCCCAAAGTGACCCTCGTAGGGGTGCTGAACGCCGATACGATGCTCAATCTGCCCGACTTCAGGGCGAACGAAAAGACATACCAGCTGCTGACCCAGGTTTCAGGACGGGCAGGCCGCCATGAGCTGACGGGGGAGGTCATTTTCCAGACATACAACCCGACACACTATGCAATACAGCTGGCAAAGGAGAACGACTATCGGCGCTTCTATGAAAAGGAAATGGCATTCAGGCGGCTGGCACGTTATTCACCTTACTATTTCCATGTGCTCTTCACCGTCTCAAGCGAGGACATCAGAAAATGCCTGAAGGCGACGAGCCACATCCATGACACACTGATCCAGAAAGTTTCAGATCAGTCGATCATCGTCGGTCCATCACCCAGTCCCCTTGAGCGGATCAACCGGCAGTACCGCTTCCAGATACTCCTCAAGTACAAGAGGGAACCGGAACTGCTTGAAATGCTCAATACACTGGATGAACACTACCACGAGGCATACAGGACCGAAGGCATCTCACTTCGGATTGATGTAGATCCACTCGTAATCATGTAG
- the coaBC gene encoding bifunctional phosphopantothenoylcysteine decarboxylase/phosphopantothenate--cysteine ligase CoaBC, with the protein MANIVIGVTGGIAAYKAVDLTSKLIQAGHEVRVVLTDNALEFITPLAFQAISRNHVYTNTFKEEDPSVISHINIGEWADIIVVAPITANTISKLACGIYDNMLLNVLAANTKPVILAPAMNVHMYNQPAIRRNMQTLMDDGYHFIDSESGFLACGYNAKGRMANVPEIRQYIEELLMKGGSLKGKKVLVTAGPTQESIDPIRYITNHSSGRMGYAIAEAAQKRGAEVVLVSGPVNLAQPAGVHVIDTVSTEEMFTAVKSHMDADLGIFTAAVSDFTPITRMEGKMKKQKDQETVSIDLKKTPDILQYAGEHSTAMYVVGFAAETENVEQYAKDKLERKNADCIVMNDVSDTSIGMNSPDNEVVMLFREGAPVPFEKMDKRALGEQIIDALIQRWLG; encoded by the coding sequence ATGGCAAATATTGTAATCGGAGTCACCGGTGGCATTGCCGCATATAAAGCTGTAGACCTGACGAGCAAGCTGATCCAGGCGGGGCACGAGGTCCGTGTCGTACTGACGGACAACGCCCTCGAGTTCATCACACCGCTTGCGTTCCAGGCAATCAGCCGCAACCACGTCTATACGAATACGTTCAAGGAAGAGGATCCGTCAGTCATTTCCCATATCAACATCGGCGAATGGGCGGATATCATTGTTGTTGCACCCATAACCGCGAATACGATCAGCAAGCTGGCCTGCGGCATCTATGACAACATGCTCCTCAATGTTCTTGCTGCAAACACGAAGCCGGTCATACTGGCCCCCGCAATGAATGTGCACATGTACAATCAGCCTGCCATCCGCCGCAACATGCAGACACTGATGGATGACGGCTACCATTTCATAGATTCAGAATCCGGGTTCCTTGCCTGCGGCTACAATGCCAAAGGACGCATGGCCAACGTGCCTGAAATCAGACAGTATATTGAAGAGCTCCTCATGAAGGGCGGCAGCCTGAAAGGGAAGAAGGTTTTGGTGACGGCGGGACCGACACAGGAGTCGATCGACCCGATCCGCTACATCACCAACCATTCCAGCGGCAGGATGGGCTATGCAATCGCTGAAGCCGCACAGAAGCGCGGCGCCGAAGTCGTGCTCGTCAGCGGCCCCGTCAACCTGGCGCAGCCCGCGGGCGTCCATGTCATCGACACCGTCTCCACTGAAGAGATGTTCACGGCAGTGAAATCACATATGGATGCGGACCTTGGCATATTCACCGCTGCAGTCAGCGACTTCACCCCCATCACGCGGATGGAGGGCAAGATGAAAAAGCAGAAGGATCAGGAGACCGTCTCCATCGACTTGAAGAAGACGCCGGACATCCTCCAATATGCCGGGGAGCACAGCACGGCCATGTATGTCGTCGGGTTTGCTGCGGAGACCGAAAATGTTGAGCAGTATGCAAAAGATAAGCTTGAGCGTAAAAATGCCGACTGCATTGTGATGAACGATGTATCGGATACATCAATCGGCATGAACAGCCCAGACAATGAAGTGGTCATGCTGTTCAGGGAAGGCGCGCCCGTGCCTTTTGAAAAGATGGATAAGCGGGCACTCGGCGAGCAGATCATCGATGCCCTCATCCAGAGGTGGCTCGGATGA
- the rpoZ gene encoding DNA-directed RNA polymerase subunit omega yields the protein MLYPPIHELKKNVDSKYLVVTMAAKRARHLQDHPDDLALDEYKTLKTVSRALEEIADNKVKEKH from the coding sequence ATGCTATACCCACCTATACATGAACTGAAGAAGAATGTAGATTCAAAATATCTTGTCGTCACAATGGCTGCCAAACGTGCACGCCACCTGCAGGACCACCCGGATGACCTTGCGCTCGATGAATACAAGACATTGAAGACGGTAAGCCGGGCGCTTGAAGAGATTGCCGACAACAAAGTTAAAGAAAAACACTAG
- the gmk gene encoding guanylate kinase, with protein sequence MTSDKGLLIVLSGPSGVGKGTVRKAIFEHPETDFKYSISMTTREKREGEVDGVDYFFKTKEEFESLIEQDKFIEYAQYVGNYYGTPVEYVEQTMADGHDVFLEIEVEGAKQVREKFPEALFIFLAPPNLTQLEERLVNRGTDSPEIIRHRIDEAKRELKLMNLYDFVVINDDVDLARGRVQCIVEASHMRRARVESKLRKMLLEVNQ encoded by the coding sequence ATGACTTCAGATAAGGGACTGCTGATCGTCCTCTCCGGCCCTTCCGGTGTAGGCAAGGGAACGGTCAGAAAGGCGATCTTTGAACATCCGGAGACGGATTTCAAATACTCGATTTCAATGACGACGAGGGAAAAGCGTGAAGGTGAAGTGGACGGCGTGGACTATTTCTTCAAGACGAAGGAGGAGTTCGAGTCGCTGATAGAGCAGGATAAGTTCATCGAGTATGCCCAATACGTCGGCAACTACTACGGTACGCCAGTGGAATATGTGGAGCAGACGATGGCCGACGGCCATGATGTCTTCCTGGAAATTGAAGTGGAGGGCGCAAAGCAGGTCAGGGAGAAGTTTCCCGAGGCGCTTTTCATATTCCTTGCACCGCCCAACCTGACGCAGCTGGAGGAGCGGCTCGTCAATCGTGGTACGGATTCACCAGAGATCATCAGACATCGCATCGATGAGGCGAAACGCGAACTGAAACTGATGAACCTGTATGATTTTGTTGTAATCAATGATGATGTGGATCTCGCGCGTGGCCGTGTGCAGTGCATCGTCGAGGCGTCTCATATGAGGCGGGCACGTGTAGAATCCAAACTAAGAAAAATGCTGCTGGAGGTTAATCAATAA
- a CDS encoding NFACT family protein, with protein MDSLKQEDETMAFDGNFVHALLGELEVLKRGKINRIQQIDETSMVFKVRSAGSNHNLLISAHPMYARFHLTTHKYEFPFEPPMFLRVARKHLEGGIIQEIRQLGNDRRVEIHIQSRNEIGDEIRRILILEIMGRHSNIVITDADYRILDGVKHLTPNNNSRTIMPGFDYTAPPTEDKLNPRTDAIEELPSKIDFNAGRLNRQILSHVEGFSPLFVKEVEHNAGYFTIRNTVPAIRETMKKAENIKPVMYTDGDRDIFYFTPLAHLGEDYETYDSLSQLMDDYYHDRYRKSLIKQKAQDYLHLIEREYEKTERKVEKLKEDLAEAAEKDKYQKYGELLTAFMHQVKPYDESIEVIDYYTDEPLEIPLDKNLSASDNAQKFYKRYNKLKTRENSAAVQLDRAREDLEYFAGLLHQMDSITTEEEVDEIREELAEQGIIKNNRKQSSKKKKNKIQLHAYRTTGGLDVLVGKNNKQNDYLTSRKAQNNHLWFHTKDIPGSHVVITHPASEIEDQDILEAAMLAAYHSKAQESESVPVDYTEIKHVHKVSGAKPGFVTYTDQKTVHVTPMKSKVEQMESGRTN; from the coding sequence TTGGATAGTCTGAAACAGGAGGATGAAACCATGGCATTCGACGGCAACTTTGTCCACGCGCTTCTTGGGGAACTGGAAGTGCTCAAGCGGGGCAAGATCAATAGAATACAGCAGATAGATGAAACTTCGATGGTCTTCAAGGTGCGTTCCGCCGGCAGCAACCATAACCTGCTGATCAGCGCGCATCCCATGTATGCACGCTTCCACCTGACCACACATAAGTATGAATTTCCATTCGAGCCCCCGATGTTTCTGCGCGTGGCCAGAAAACACCTCGAAGGCGGCATCATACAGGAAATCAGGCAGCTCGGTAACGACCGCAGGGTCGAAATCCACATACAGTCGAGAAATGAAATCGGCGATGAGATCAGACGCATACTGATCCTCGAGATCATGGGCCGGCATTCGAACATCGTCATCACGGATGCGGACTACAGGATCCTTGACGGGGTCAAGCACCTGACACCGAACAACAACAGCCGGACGATCATGCCGGGCTTCGACTATACCGCACCGCCGACAGAGGACAAGCTGAACCCGCGGACGGATGCGATTGAAGAACTGCCTTCCAAAATCGACTTCAATGCCGGCAGGCTCAACAGGCAGATACTTTCCCATGTCGAAGGCTTCAGCCCCCTCTTCGTCAAGGAGGTCGAGCACAATGCCGGCTACTTCACCATACGGAACACCGTACCCGCAATCCGTGAGACGATGAAGAAGGCTGAAAATATAAAACCTGTAATGTACACGGACGGCGACCGTGACATCTTCTATTTCACTCCCCTTGCCCACCTTGGGGAAGATTACGAAACCTATGACTCATTATCCCAGCTTATGGACGACTACTACCATGACAGGTACAGGAAATCGCTCATCAAACAGAAGGCGCAGGACTACCTGCACCTGATCGAACGTGAATATGAAAAGACGGAGCGGAAGGTCGAAAAGCTCAAGGAAGACCTCGCGGAAGCAGCGGAGAAAGACAAGTACCAGAAGTATGGGGAGCTGCTCACTGCATTCATGCATCAGGTGAAGCCCTATGACGAATCAATCGAAGTCATCGACTACTATACGGACGAGCCGCTCGAGATCCCGCTCGACAAGAACCTGTCCGCCAGCGACAACGCCCAGAAGTTCTACAAGCGCTACAATAAGCTCAAGACCCGTGAGAACAGCGCCGCTGTGCAGCTGGACCGGGCACGGGAGGACCTCGAATACTTCGCGGGCCTGCTCCATCAGATGGACAGCATCACGACCGAGGAGGAAGTCGACGAAATACGCGAGGAACTGGCAGAACAGGGCATCATCAAGAACAACCGGAAGCAGTCCTCGAAGAAAAAGAAGAATAAGATCCAGCTCCACGCATACCGCACTACGGGCGGCCTCGATGTACTCGTCGGAAAGAACAACAAGCAGAATGACTACCTGACAAGCAGGAAGGCACAGAACAACCATCTGTGGTTCCACACGAAGGATATACCGGGATCCCACGTAGTCATCACCCACCCTGCATCCGAAATCGAAGATCAGGACATTCTGGAAGCGGCGATGCTCGCCGCCTACCATTCGAAGGCCCAGGAGTCGGAATCGGTCCCCGTCGACTATACGGAGATCAAGCATGTGCATAAGGTCAGCGGCGCGAAGCCGGGCTTCGTCACCTACACCGACCAGAAGACGGTTCATGTCACACCGATGAAATCCAAGGTGGAACAGATGGAAAGCGGTCGTACAAACTGA
- the glgA gene encoding glycogen synthase GlgA gives MKHVLFAASECTPFIKSGGLADVIGSLPQALVKEGARVSVILPLYKEIINSEYRGDMEEVMIFNTPVGWRNQYTRILKYEGRDVTYYFVDNEYYFNRDGLYGYIDDGERFVYFSNAIIEFMYRVEESYDILHCHDWQTGAAVAIGSIKRPHPGMKIIYTIHNIQYQGWIGQSAFGELFNLGREHFAGFEWQGMLNMMKAAIHHADVITTVSETYAEEIMTPFFGEGLEQVLEYRRGDLHGVINGLDTYDYNPVRDEALYHRYRSSRKTKAKNKTALQQDLGLTVDVNIPMYGIVTRLVNQKGIDLVEHIMHEFLMEDVQLVVLGSGEALYEDYFKSLVHSFPDKVHVTLGFSESYARKIYAASDFFIMPSLFEPCGLGQLIAIRYLTAPIVRETGGLKDTVIPYNEFTHSGNGFSFENYNAHELLNAMKYSLYIYHQKEHMDALCRNMTASDYSWANSARQYMTLYGD, from the coding sequence ATGAAACATGTTCTTTTTGCTGCAAGTGAATGTACACCGTTCATCAAATCCGGCGGGCTTGCAGATGTGATCGGAAGCCTCCCCCAGGCACTCGTCAAGGAGGGGGCCAGGGTCTCCGTCATCCTGCCGCTGTACAAGGAGATCATCAACTCCGAATACCGCGGGGACATGGAGGAGGTCATGATCTTCAATACGCCGGTCGGGTGGCGCAACCAGTATACGCGCATACTGAAATATGAGGGGCGCGATGTGACCTACTATTTCGTCGACAACGAATACTACTTCAACCGCGATGGACTGTACGGCTATATCGATGACGGCGAACGCTTCGTGTACTTCTCAAACGCCATTATCGAATTCATGTACAGGGTGGAGGAGTCGTATGACATCCTGCACTGCCACGACTGGCAGACGGGGGCGGCTGTCGCGATCGGCAGCATCAAGCGCCCGCATCCCGGCATGAAGATCATCTATACGATCCACAACATACAGTATCAGGGGTGGATCGGACAGTCGGCATTCGGCGAACTGTTCAACCTTGGCCGGGAGCACTTTGCAGGCTTCGAGTGGCAGGGCATGCTCAACATGATGAAGGCAGCCATCCATCATGCGGATGTGATCACGACCGTGTCCGAAACGTATGCCGAAGAGATCATGACCCCGTTCTTCGGGGAAGGTCTCGAACAGGTGCTGGAATACAGGCGGGGTGACCTGCACGGCGTCATAAACGGCCTCGACACCTACGACTACAATCCGGTCAGGGATGAGGCGCTGTACCATCGCTACCGCTCATCACGTAAGACGAAGGCGAAGAACAAGACGGCACTGCAGCAGGATCTTGGACTGACGGTGGACGTAAACATCCCGATGTATGGCATCGTCACCCGCCTCGTCAATCAGAAGGGGATCGATCTCGTCGAGCACATCATGCATGAATTCCTGATGGAAGATGTCCAGCTTGTGGTGCTCGGTTCGGGTGAGGCACTGTATGAGGACTATTTCAAGTCGCTCGTCCACAGCTTCCCGGACAAAGTGCATGTGACGCTCGGATTCAGCGAGAGCTATGCGAGGAAGATATACGCCGCAAGCGACTTCTTCATCATGCCGAGCCTGTTCGAGCCGTGCGGCCTCGGGCAGCTCATCGCCATACGCTATCTGACGGCACCGATCGTCAGGGAGACCGGCGGCCTGAAGGACACGGTCATACCGTATAATGAATTCACACATTCGGGCAACGGCTTCTCCTTCGAGAACTACAATGCCCATGAACTGCTCAATGCGATGAAGTACAGTCTGTACATCTATCACCAGAAGGAGCATATGGATGCTTTATGCAGAAATATGACGGCGTCCGACTACAGCTGGGCGAATTCAGCACGCCAGTATATGACGCTGTATGGAGACTGA
- the glgD gene encoding glucose-1-phosphate adenylyltransferase subunit GlgD codes for MDKELLGLINLQPEQDYLDELTYFRSSGSVPFMGRYRLIDFAITNMANSGANVIGVFAGHKFRSLLDHLNRKEDFGLEGRQAKIFVLPPDWNDPSDISQGDLKHFHNHSDLFRRFKGDQVIVSGTQFISNMDYTEAVRYHKENDKDITFIGEEVENPPNSPVLRMATEDGRVTGFTHDQDNGHLYSGVYIIKKEVLMNIVRFCIDNYKPSLFHNGIREKLEEYDTGFYDIKAKTHYFYSVQSYFNNSMALLDKDRYREFFYGAKKVNTKVSTNPPTLYKKESRAKRSILANGATVEGSVENSVISRNVKVGKGATIKNSIIFANCIIEPDAHLENVILDKDVTITEGRQLMGSEEKPYVVAKRSKI; via the coding sequence ATGGATAAAGAACTACTTGGACTCATCAACCTGCAGCCGGAACAGGACTACCTGGACGAGCTGACCTATTTCAGGAGCAGCGGGTCGGTACCGTTCATGGGACGCTATCGGCTGATCGACTTCGCCATCACGAACATGGCCAATTCCGGTGCCAATGTGATCGGTGTGTTTGCAGGCCACAAATTCAGATCCCTGCTCGACCACCTGAACCGCAAGGAGGATTTCGGACTGGAGGGCAGGCAGGCGAAGATATTCGTCCTGCCTCCGGACTGGAATGACCCATCGGACATCTCCCAGGGAGACCTCAAGCACTTCCACAACCACTCCGATCTGTTCAGGAGGTTCAAGGGGGACCAGGTGATCGTCTCCGGGACGCAGTTCATCTCGAACATGGACTATACGGAAGCGGTCAGATACCACAAGGAAAACGACAAGGATATTACATTCATCGGCGAAGAGGTGGAGAACCCGCCGAACAGTCCTGTGCTCAGGATGGCGACAGAAGACGGCAGGGTAACGGGCTTCACACATGACCAGGATAACGGGCACCTCTATTCCGGCGTCTATATCATCAAGAAGGAAGTCCTGATGAACATCGTGCGCTTCTGCATCGACAACTATAAGCCGAGCCTCTTCCACAACGGGATCCGGGAGAAGCTTGAGGAATATGACACAGGATTCTATGACATCAAGGCGAAGACGCACTACTTCTATTCCGTCCAGTCCTATTTCAACAACAGCATGGCGCTGCTCGACAAGGACCGCTACCGTGAGTTTTTCTATGGTGCCAAGAAGGTGAATACGAAGGTCAGTACGAACCCGCCGACGCTCTACAAGAAGGAAAGCCGTGCGAAACGGTCCATACTGGCCAATGGGGCGACCGTGGAAGGGTCGGTGGAAAACTCTGTCATCTCGCGGAATGTGAAGGTTGGGAAGGGTGCGACCATCAAGAATTCCATCATTTTCGCAAACTGCATCATCGAACCCGATGCCCATCTTGAAAATGTCATCCTGGACAAGGACGTGACCATCACGGAGGGCCGCCAGCTGATGGGGTCCGAAGAGAAGCCGTATGTAGTGGCGAAACGTTCCAAGATATAA